In Ahaetulla prasina isolate Xishuangbanna chromosome 6, ASM2864084v1, whole genome shotgun sequence, a single window of DNA contains:
- the DTYMK gene encoding thymidylate kinase, with translation MAGRRGALIVLEGVDRAGKSTQSQRLVEALWAGGHQAELLRFPERSTETGQLISSYLEKKNNLEDHTVHLLFSANRWEQVPSIKEKLSQGVTLIVDRYAFSGVAFTGAKENFSLEWCKQPDVGLPKPDLILFLQLSTSEAAKRGEFGNERYENTSFQEKVLQCFYHLIKDKSLNWKLVSELMISQFLILKRHQIDSQKHNPVFKLPSIKEKLSQGVTLIVDRYAFSGVAFTGAKENFSLEWCKQPDVGLPKPDLILFLQLSTSEAAKRGEFGNERYENTSFQEKVLQCFYHLIKDKSLNWKLIDASKSVEDLHKEIKSFAEEAMQEAQHKPLGELWK, from the exons ATGGCGGGCCGACGCGGGGCTTTGATTGTCCTGGAGGGGGTTGACCGAGCAGGCAAAAGCACACAGAGCCAAAGGCTCGTGGAGGCCCTCTGGGCTGGAGGGCATCAGGCCGAACTTCTCAGGTTTCCCG aaaGGTCAACAGAAACTGGACAGCTAATAAGTTcttacttggaaaagaaaaacaacttgGAGGACCACACAGTACATCTACTGTTTTCTGCGAATCGTTGGGAGCAAGT GCCATCTATTAAAGAAAAATTAAGCCAAGGTGTCACTCTAATAGTGGACAGATACGCCTTTTCTGGAGTAGCCTTCACAGGTGCAAAAGAA AACTTCTCTTTGGAATGGTGCAAGCAACCTGACGTGGGGCTTCCAAAGCCAGATTTGATCCTTTTTCTTCAATTGAGCACATCGGAAGCAGCCAAACGAGGAGAATTTGGAAATGAACGCTATGAGAATACGTCTTTTCAGGAGAAAGTTCTCCAGTGCTTTTACCATCTGATAAAAGATAAATCTTTAAACTGGAAg CTGGTTTCAGAACTCATGATCTCTCAATTTCTGATCTTAAAACGACATCAAATTGACTCTCAAAAACATAATCCAGTTTTTAAACT GCCATCTATTAAAGAAAAATTAAGCCAAGGTGTCACTCTAATAGTGGACAGATACGCCTTTTCTGGAGTAGCCTTCACAGGTGCAAAAGAA AACTTCTCTTTGGAATGGTGCAAGCAACCTGACGTGGGGCTTCCAAAGCCAGATTTGATCCTTTTTCTTCAATTGAGCACATCGGAAGCAGCCAAACGAGGAGAATTTGGAAATGAACGCTATGAGAATACGTCTTTTCAGGAGAAAGTTCTCCAGTGCTTTTACCATCTGATAAAAGATAAATCTTTAAACTGGAAg TTGATCGATGCCTCGAAGAGTGTAGAAGATTTGCACAAAGAAATTAAATCCTTTGCAGAAGAGGCTATGCAAGAAGCGCAGCACAAACCTCTAGGAGAACTATGGAAATGA